A genomic window from Sulfurimonas paralvinellae includes:
- a CDS encoding cation diffusion facilitator family transporter: MRLEKKATVASSSVAALLVFLKLAVGILSGSIAILASAIDSLLDLTVSLFNYFALHNAEKHPDEQFHFGRSKLEPLAAVIEGTIISLSALFILYEAIAKIIHPEDMRHMSEGIYVMIASFIITGFLVAFLNYVANKTKNMVIKADALHYKTDLFSNGAVLFALVAIHYTGEQLIDPVLGIAIAVYMIYSAIPIVKEGVLMLLDVALPKEDIDKIIQIIKEEPEITNFHYLQTRVSGSHIFISFHAVFNVSISLYDAHLIADKVELKIKKLFPEDKKLHILIHMDPYDDAEMNEEEEEW; this comes from the coding sequence ATGCGCTTGGAGAAAAAAGCAACGGTAGCATCGAGTAGTGTCGCAGCACTGCTGGTATTTTTAAAATTGGCAGTGGGTATTTTAAGCGGCTCTATCGCCATTTTAGCTTCTGCCATCGATAGTCTGCTTGATCTGACTGTCTCCCTTTTTAACTACTTTGCTCTGCACAACGCAGAAAAACATCCCGATGAACAGTTTCATTTCGGCCGCAGTAAACTAGAGCCTCTGGCAGCAGTTATCGAAGGAACCATCATCTCTCTCTCCGCACTGTTCATCCTCTACGAAGCGATTGCCAAGATAATCCATCCTGAAGATATGCGCCATATGTCAGAAGGCATCTATGTCATGATCGCATCTTTCATTATCACGGGATTTTTGGTAGCTTTTTTAAATTATGTGGCAAATAAAACAAAGAACATGGTCATAAAAGCCGATGCCCTGCACTACAAAACAGACCTCTTCTCAAACGGTGCCGTTCTCTTTGCACTCGTTGCCATTCACTACACCGGTGAGCAGCTTATTGACCCTGTTTTAGGTATTGCCATTGCCGTTTATATGATCTACTCGGCTATCCCGATCGTCAAAGAGGGTGTTTTGATGCTGCTTGATGTCGCTCTTCCAAAAGAGGACATTGACAAAATTATACAGATCATAAAAGAAGAGCCGGAGATCACAAACTTCCACTATCTACAAACAAGAGTTTCGGGCTCGCACATCTTCATCTCTTTTCATGCCGTCTTCAATGTCTCCATCTCACTCTATGACGCCCACCTCATCGCCGATAAAGTCGAGTTGAAGATAAAAAAACTGTTTCCTGAAGATAAAAAACTCCATATCCTCATACATATGGATCCATACGATGATGCGGAGATGAATGAGGAAGAGGAAGAGTGGTAA